Proteins from a single region of Patulibacter sp. SYSU D01012:
- a CDS encoding sugar phosphate isomerase/epimerase, protein MRLALTTVLYAPGELPAALDDLRAAGGQGLELQPHHTHRLLDGTDDPGALVDAAAAAGVGVAAVMCGFLHDEASLDAHRRTATLAARLGADVIPILPPPPGRGTLAELAGLLDALAADAGPLGVRLAVHHHAATIVEGPAQIDELLGLVAPEVAGLCFDTAHYALYADDEADAARRYAARTTHVHVKDLVRRRADLGYVPDGRTGARAFRLPGDGVLDVLPAVRALHEEGYAGWAALEIENFLRPRDVSASLGLERTRGALA, encoded by the coding sequence ATGCGCCTCGCGCTGACCACCGTGCTGTACGCCCCGGGCGAGCTGCCCGCGGCCCTCGACGACCTGCGGGCCGCGGGCGGCCAGGGCCTGGAGCTGCAGCCGCACCACACCCACCGCCTGCTCGACGGGACGGACGATCCCGGGGCGCTCGTCGACGCGGCCGCCGCCGCCGGCGTCGGCGTCGCGGCCGTCATGTGCGGGTTCCTGCACGACGAGGCGTCCCTGGACGCCCACCGGCGCACCGCCACGCTCGCCGCGCGCCTGGGCGCCGACGTCATCCCGATCCTGCCGCCTCCGCCGGGCCGCGGCACGCTGGCCGAGCTGGCCGGCCTGCTCGACGCGCTCGCCGCCGACGCCGGCCCGCTGGGCGTGCGGCTCGCGGTCCACCACCACGCGGCGACGATCGTGGAGGGCCCCGCCCAGATCGACGAGCTGCTCGGCCTGGTCGCCCCCGAGGTCGCCGGGCTCTGCTTCGACACCGCGCACTACGCCCTGTACGCCGACGACGAGGCCGACGCGGCCCGGCGCTACGCGGCGCGCACGACCCACGTCCACGTGAAGGACCTGGTCCGGCGCCGGGCCGACCTGGGGTACGTGCCCGACGGCCGCACCGGCGCCCGCGCGTTCCGGCTGCCCGGGGACGGCGTCCTCGACGTCCTCCCGGCCGTCCGCGCGCTGCACGAGGAGGGCTACGCCGGCTGGGCGGCCCTCGAGATCGAGAACTTCCTTCGGCCCCGCGACGTCTCGGCGTCCCTGGGCCTCGAGCGCACGAGAGGTGCACTGGCATGA
- a CDS encoding RNA polymerase sigma factor, whose protein sequence is MPPDRRTDEELLAASRTEPEAFGVLYRRHVRPLLAYLVRRTGRPELAADICAETFATVLERLDAYDEARGHVRGWLFSIASNALVDAVRRGQVEDRARRRLGILPRALTDDDLARIDDLLSHEGDDVAALVEGLPEEQREALVARVVQERDYGEIAATLAVSEAVVRQRVSRGLRVLRGQLRGAGR, encoded by the coding sequence GTGCCACCCGACCGCCGCACCGACGAGGAGCTCCTCGCGGCCTCACGGACCGAGCCCGAGGCGTTCGGCGTCCTGTACCGCCGCCACGTGCGGCCGCTGCTGGCGTACCTCGTGCGGCGGACGGGCCGCCCCGAGCTTGCGGCCGACATCTGCGCCGAGACGTTCGCGACGGTCCTCGAGCGCCTCGACGCGTACGACGAGGCGCGCGGCCACGTGCGCGGCTGGCTCTTCTCCATCGCGAGCAACGCGCTCGTCGACGCGGTGCGGCGCGGGCAGGTCGAGGACCGGGCCCGTCGGCGCCTCGGCATCCTGCCGCGCGCGCTGACCGACGACGACCTGGCGCGCATCGACGACCTGCTCTCGCACGAGGGCGACGACGTCGCGGCGCTCGTGGAGGGGCTGCCCGAGGAGCAGCGGGAGGCGCTGGTGGCCCGGGTGGTGCAGGAGCGCGACTACGGCGAGATCGCGGCGACGCTCGCGGTGTCGGAGGCGGTCGTGCGGCAGCGGGTCAGCCGCGGGCTCCGCGTGCTGCGGGGACAGCTGAGGGGAGCGGGGCGATGA
- a CDS encoding P1 family peptidase, giving the protein MTPSQPSAPTPAPSPPSVVPAAWTHTPSGAVRPRGLRLPLDGRPGPHDAITDVPGLEVGYATLIEGDDVRTGVTAIHPRGRDAPGDPCAAGVAVLNGNGEMTGAAWVDESGTCAGPITITNSHAVGVAHRATIEWTAERFPALAERWLLPVAAETWDGRVNDINGRHVTPEVVRAALDGARGGRLEAGSVGGGTGMVCYGFKGGSGSASRVVTTGDREHVVGVFVQANFGASPELVVAGVPVGRHLQDVAADRDPDGPPPGAGSVIVVVATDAPLLPGQCRALARRAALGLARTGTSGSHYSGDLFLACSTANPGAFGFDPVTSGTPELGRLDFLPWGAVDPFYEAVVQATEEATLDALIANRDLVGREGRLWPALPHDRLVALLAARGVPAGAAR; this is encoded by the coding sequence ATGACCCCCTCGCAGCCCTCGGCGCCGACCCCGGCGCCCTCTCCCCCGAGCGTCGTCCCCGCGGCGTGGACGCACACGCCGTCGGGGGCCGTCCGCCCCCGCGGGCTCCGCCTGCCCCTCGACGGTCGTCCCGGCCCGCACGACGCGATCACCGACGTGCCCGGCCTCGAGGTCGGCTACGCGACCCTGATCGAGGGCGACGACGTCCGCACGGGCGTCACGGCGATCCATCCGCGCGGCCGCGACGCGCCGGGCGACCCGTGCGCCGCCGGCGTCGCGGTGCTCAACGGCAACGGCGAGATGACCGGCGCCGCGTGGGTCGACGAGTCCGGCACCTGCGCCGGGCCGATCACGATCACCAACAGCCACGCCGTCGGGGTGGCGCACCGCGCGACGATCGAGTGGACCGCCGAGCGCTTCCCGGCCCTCGCGGAGCGCTGGCTGCTGCCCGTGGCCGCCGAGACGTGGGACGGCCGCGTCAACGACATCAACGGCCGCCACGTCACGCCCGAGGTCGTCCGCGCGGCGCTCGACGGCGCGCGGGGCGGGCGGCTGGAGGCGGGGTCCGTCGGCGGCGGCACCGGCATGGTCTGCTACGGCTTCAAGGGCGGCTCCGGCTCGGCGTCGCGCGTCGTGACGACGGGCGACCGCGAGCACGTCGTCGGCGTCTTCGTGCAGGCCAACTTCGGCGCGTCGCCCGAGCTGGTCGTCGCCGGCGTGCCCGTCGGCCGGCACCTGCAGGACGTCGCCGCGGACCGCGACCCCGACGGGCCGCCGCCCGGCGCCGGCTCGGTCATCGTCGTCGTCGCCACCGACGCGCCGCTGCTGCCCGGGCAGTGCCGGGCCCTGGCGCGGCGCGCCGCGCTCGGGCTGGCCCGCACCGGAACGTCGGGATCGCACTACTCCGGCGACCTCTTCCTCGCCTGCTCGACGGCCAACCCGGGGGCGTTCGGGTTCGACCCCGTCACGAGCGGGACGCCGGAGCTCGGGCGGCTCGACTTCCTGCCGTGGGGCGCGGTCGACCCGTTCTACGAGGCCGTCGTCCAGGCGACGGAGGAGGCGACGCTCGACGCGCTGATCGCCAACCGCGACCTCGTCGGCCGCGAGGGCCGCCTGTGGCCGGCCCTGCCGCACGACCGGCTCGTCGCCCTGCTCGCCGCCCGCGGCGTCCCGGCGGGGGCCGCCCGGTGA
- a CDS encoding Gfo/Idh/MocA family oxidoreductase encodes MSNAPIRVGLIGAGFAAWDLKVPSYAALDGVEIVAVADPSPDARERAQRELGIPAERCYADPLELVAAGGVDMVDVSTPHHTHCEILVAAADAGIPIACDKPLAMNLREADLIIGAAERTGTPIGMLQNFRWFPSHARVTELVGEGAIGTPTFASVNAIGVFAPDVGGENATSWRLRSALAGGGILIDYGIHVIYLARAYLGGAPFTKVTAHIDRMVVRAGDVEDHATLLLETASGAYASVSLTWGGGSTGNATVFGTEGALKVVHEGGLNAPHNAASAVALTQGRMEQRLDPLTWEVLPLDWYYRGAIASFVARLRGTDDTGPTVDDGRADLEVVLAAYRSAATGEPVTLPLSAADPVYQHGAAGLRALDLPEDSVVLRHDLFRGEADA; translated from the coding sequence ATGAGCAACGCCCCCATCCGCGTCGGCCTGATCGGCGCCGGCTTCGCCGCGTGGGACCTGAAGGTCCCCTCCTACGCCGCCCTCGACGGCGTCGAGATCGTCGCCGTCGCGGATCCGTCGCCCGACGCCCGCGAGCGGGCCCAGCGCGAGCTCGGGATCCCCGCCGAGCGCTGCTACGCCGACCCGCTCGAGCTCGTCGCGGCCGGCGGCGTCGACATGGTCGACGTCTCGACCCCGCACCACACGCACTGCGAGATCCTCGTCGCCGCCGCGGACGCCGGGATCCCGATCGCCTGCGACAAGCCGCTCGCGATGAACCTGCGCGAGGCCGACCTGATCATCGGCGCGGCGGAGCGCACGGGCACCCCGATCGGGATGCTGCAGAACTTCCGCTGGTTCCCGTCCCACGCGCGCGTCACCGAGCTGGTCGGCGAGGGCGCCATCGGCACCCCGACGTTCGCGTCGGTCAACGCGATCGGCGTCTTCGCCCCGGACGTCGGCGGCGAGAACGCGACGAGCTGGCGCCTGCGCTCGGCGCTCGCGGGCGGCGGCATCCTCATCGACTACGGCATCCACGTCATCTACCTGGCGCGCGCGTACCTGGGCGGCGCGCCGTTCACGAAGGTCACGGCGCACATCGACCGCATGGTCGTGCGCGCCGGCGACGTCGAGGACCACGCGACGCTGCTGCTGGAGACGGCGTCCGGCGCGTACGCGTCCGTCAGCCTGACGTGGGGCGGGGGCTCGACCGGCAACGCCACGGTCTTCGGCACCGAGGGCGCGCTGAAGGTCGTCCACGAGGGCGGGCTGAACGCGCCGCACAACGCGGCCTCCGCCGTCGCGCTGACGCAGGGCCGGATGGAGCAGCGCCTGGACCCGCTGACGTGGGAGGTCCTGCCGCTGGACTGGTACTACCGCGGCGCGATCGCGTCGTTCGTCGCGCGCCTGCGGGGCACGGACGACACGGGCCCGACCGTCGACGACGGCCGCGCCGACCTCGAGGTCGTGCTCGCGGCGTACCGCTCCGCGGCGACGGGCGAGCCGGTCACCCTGCCGCTGTCGGCCGCCGACCCGGTCTACCAGCACGGCGCCGCGGGCCTGCGGGCTCTCGACCTGCCGGAGGACAGCGTCGTGCTCCGGCACGACCTCTTCCGCGGCGAGGCCGACGCATGA
- a CDS encoding LacI family DNA-binding transcriptional regulator gives MARELGVSTATVSRALNGHPHVSEETRRKVVEGAARMGYQPNVLARALRQEHSRLVGLIVPDVRSDFFAVATSVLQDVLTDHGYRLILGVSGDRPEVDRDYVSTMLQHRVEGIVHVPCTDDGAAPYLRTARDAPPVVEFLRHSRVRHCDTVVSDEERGAGELARHVLGLGHRRLAVIAGPERFSTTRDRAGGFAAAAADAGLEVQVLYGEYAHEWGRTAMERLLDQETPPTAVFAAGNQLVSGALQTAADRGIALPEELSLVGADDPDWYRSCRPAVTTFAAPLEQMGMVTAQTLLGRMGSDPKAAVGPVDCRLAGRLTVRGSCAPPPAGR, from the coding sequence ATGGCGCGCGAGCTGGGGGTCTCGACCGCCACCGTCTCCCGCGCGCTGAACGGGCACCCGCACGTGAGCGAGGAGACGCGCCGCAAGGTCGTCGAGGGCGCCGCCCGCATGGGCTACCAGCCCAACGTGCTCGCCCGCGCCCTCCGTCAGGAGCACAGCCGGCTCGTCGGCCTGATCGTCCCGGACGTGCGCTCGGACTTCTTCGCCGTCGCGACCTCGGTGCTCCAGGACGTGCTGACCGACCACGGCTACCGGCTGATCCTCGGCGTCAGCGGCGACCGGCCCGAGGTCGATCGCGACTACGTCTCCACCATGTTGCAGCACCGGGTGGAGGGGATCGTCCACGTGCCGTGCACCGACGACGGCGCCGCCCCGTACCTGCGGACCGCCCGCGACGCGCCGCCCGTCGTCGAGTTCCTGCGCCACAGCCGGGTGCGCCACTGCGACACGGTGGTCTCCGACGAGGAGCGCGGCGCCGGCGAGCTCGCCCGTCACGTGCTCGGGCTGGGGCACCGGCGGCTGGCGGTGATCGCCGGGCCCGAGCGGTTCAGCACCACGCGCGACCGCGCCGGCGGGTTCGCGGCCGCGGCGGCCGACGCCGGCCTGGAGGTGCAGGTCCTCTACGGCGAGTACGCGCACGAGTGGGGGCGCACGGCGATGGAGCGGCTGCTCGACCAGGAGACGCCGCCCACGGCCGTCTTCGCCGCCGGCAACCAGCTCGTGTCCGGCGCGCTGCAGACGGCGGCCGACCGCGGGATCGCGCTGCCGGAGGAGCTGTCCCTCGTCGGCGCGGACGACCCCGACTGGTACCGCAGCTGCCGGCCCGCGGTGACGACCTTCGCCGCGCCGCTCGAGCAGATGGGGATGGTCACGGCCCAGACGCTGCTCGGGCGGATGGGCAGCGACCCGAAGGCCGCCGTCGGCCCGGTCGACTGCCGGCTGGCCGGGCGGCTGACGGTGCGCGGGTCGTGCGCGCCGCCGCCGGCCGGGCGCTGA
- a CDS encoding glycosyltransferase gives MTDATTLPETAPAEPVAVPDAARADGPPRAGRSAAADPRAGAAPAAGGRAATDVTVVIATRGRAARLDATLTALRDASPGVAVIVCDDASADDETARVARRHDGVTLVRLRHNAGAAARNAGAREARTPLVAFCDDDSWFLPGALDRAAEHFAADPRLALLNGRILVGDDQRLDPVCDLMARSPLGRAPAGPEILGFLACAAVVRRDAFLAVGGFPRRYGIGGEEAPVAIDLAAAGWRGAYAADVLARHLPDAARHPGPRRARTTRNDLWTTWRRRPVGTALRATVGVARQARRDEHVRDGLRQAVAGLPWALATRRAPSAALESRLRDLDAQNAARSPAGLPPLPPHELRAGRPVRPGERTTVVIAARNGWHQLERTLAELAALPERPPVIVVDDASQDGTAAHVQAAHPDVTVVRLRERRGPVARNAGVRLARTPYVAFADADSWWAPGTLDAAADLFDAHPELGLVTARILVGEDGRVDPISDEMAASPLPWDPELPGHPLVSFMGGASAVRRRAFVDVGGFEERLVVGGEEELVGTELVTAGWAMRYVPELVVHHHPEGERRGEVRALGLRNALWFLWRRRPWPTALSWSAHLVRASGPRTETARGVALALRGLPWALATRRRPAPWTERGMHAIERQRRGSRARDYGAYPEVPAVLD, from the coding sequence GTGACGGACGCGACGACCCTGCCGGAGACCGCCCCGGCGGAGCCGGTCGCCGTTCCCGACGCGGCCCGCGCCGACGGCCCGCCCCGGGCGGGCCGGTCCGCGGCCGCCGATCCGCGGGCCGGGGCGGCGCCCGCCGCCGGCGGACGCGCCGCCACCGACGTCACCGTCGTCATCGCCACCCGCGGCCGCGCCGCGCGCCTGGACGCGACGCTCACCGCGCTGCGCGACGCCTCGCCCGGCGTGGCGGTCATCGTCTGCGACGACGCCTCCGCGGACGACGAGACCGCGCGCGTGGCCCGGCGTCACGACGGCGTCACCCTCGTCCGCCTGCGCCACAACGCCGGCGCCGCCGCGCGCAACGCCGGGGCGCGCGAGGCCCGCACGCCGCTCGTGGCGTTCTGCGACGACGACTCGTGGTTCCTGCCCGGCGCGCTCGACCGGGCCGCGGAGCACTTCGCCGCCGACCCGCGGCTGGCGCTGCTGAACGGCCGCATCCTCGTCGGCGACGACCAACGCCTGGATCCCGTCTGCGACCTGATGGCGCGCAGCCCGCTCGGCCGCGCCCCCGCCGGGCCCGAGATCCTCGGCTTCCTCGCGTGCGCCGCCGTCGTGCGGCGGGACGCCTTCCTGGCCGTCGGCGGCTTCCCGCGCCGCTACGGGATCGGCGGCGAGGAGGCGCCCGTCGCGATCGACCTGGCCGCGGCGGGCTGGCGCGGCGCGTACGCCGCGGACGTCCTGGCCCGGCACCTCCCCGACGCCGCCCGGCACCCTGGGCCGCGGCGGGCCCGAACCACCCGCAACGACCTGTGGACGACGTGGCGTCGCCGACCCGTGGGCACCGCCCTGCGCGCGACCGTGGGCGTCGCGCGCCAGGCCCGGCGCGACGAGCACGTCCGCGACGGGCTGCGCCAGGCGGTCGCCGGCCTGCCGTGGGCGCTCGCCACCCGCCGCGCGCCGTCGGCGGCCCTCGAGTCGCGGCTGCGCGACCTCGACGCCCAGAACGCGGCGCGCTCGCCCGCGGGCCTGCCGCCGCTGCCGCCGCACGAGCTGCGGGCGGGGCGTCCCGTGCGGCCGGGCGAGCGCACCACCGTCGTCATCGCCGCGCGCAACGGCTGGCACCAGCTGGAGCGGACGCTGGCGGAGCTCGCCGCCCTGCCGGAGCGGCCGCCGGTGATCGTCGTGGACGACGCGTCGCAGGACGGCACGGCGGCGCACGTCCAGGCGGCGCACCCCGACGTGACGGTCGTGCGGCTCCGGGAGCGCCGCGGACCGGTCGCCCGCAACGCCGGCGTCCGGCTGGCCCGCACCCCGTACGTCGCGTTCGCGGACGCGGACTCGTGGTGGGCGCCCGGCACGCTCGACGCGGCCGCCGACCTGTTCGACGCCCATCCCGAGCTGGGGCTCGTGACCGCCCGGATCCTCGTGGGGGAGGACGGGCGGGTCGACCCGATCTCGGACGAGATGGCGGCGAGCCCGCTGCCGTGGGACCCCGAGCTTCCGGGACACCCGCTCGTGTCGTTCATGGGCGGCGCCTCGGCCGTGCGCCGGCGCGCGTTCGTCGACGTCGGCGGCTTCGAGGAGCGGCTCGTCGTCGGCGGCGAGGAGGAGCTCGTCGGCACCGAGCTGGTCACCGCCGGGTGGGCGATGCGCTACGTCCCCGAGCTCGTCGTGCACCACCACCCCGAGGGCGAGCGCCGCGGCGAGGTGCGCGCCCTGGGGCTGCGCAACGCGCTGTGGTTCCTGTGGCGGCGGCGGCCGTGGCCCACGGCGCTGTCGTGGAGCGCGCACCTGGTCCGCGCGTCGGGGCCGCGGACGGAGACGGCGCGCGGCGTGGCGCTGGCGCTGCGCGGCCTGCCGTGGGCGCTCGCCACGCGGCGGCGGCCCGCGCCGTGGACGGAGCGGGGCATGCACGCGATCGAGCGCCAGCGCCGCGGCTCGCGCGCCCGCGACTACGGCGCGTACCCCGAGGTGCCCGCGGTCCTGGACTGA
- a CDS encoding 4-carboxy-4-hydroxy-2-oxoadipate aldolase/oxaloacetate decarboxylase, protein MREPVPTALPDGIGAATLYEAAGRRGALDPAVRRRVGVALAGPALPVACAAGDNLAVHRAVAVAAPGEVLVVAGAGVAVGYLGDVLAVAAQARGVAGAVVDGGVRDLREIDELGFGLWARHVAMAGATKRTPGAVGEPVVCGGVLVRRGDWVVADEDGVAVVPRDDVPAVLDAARRRQEAEERMKRELLGGALTLDLLGLRADAEA, encoded by the coding sequence GTGCGTGAGCCGGTCCCGACCGCGCTGCCGGACGGCATCGGCGCGGCCACGCTCTACGAGGCGGCCGGCCGCCGCGGCGCGCTCGACCCCGCCGTCCGCCGCCGCGTGGGCGTCGCGCTCGCCGGCCCGGCCCTGCCGGTGGCCTGCGCCGCCGGCGACAACCTGGCGGTGCACCGCGCCGTCGCCGTCGCCGCGCCCGGCGAGGTGCTCGTCGTGGCGGGCGCCGGCGTCGCCGTCGGCTACCTGGGCGACGTGCTCGCGGTCGCGGCGCAGGCCCGCGGCGTGGCGGGGGCCGTCGTGGACGGCGGCGTCCGCGACCTGCGCGAGATCGACGAGCTGGGCTTCGGCCTGTGGGCCCGCCACGTGGCGATGGCCGGCGCGACGAAGCGCACGCCCGGCGCGGTGGGGGAGCCCGTCGTCTGCGGCGGCGTGCTCGTGCGCCGGGGCGACTGGGTCGTCGCGGACGAGGACGGCGTGGCCGTCGTGCCTCGCGACGACGTGCCGGCCGTGCTCGACGCCGCCCGTCGGCGGCAGGAGGCCGAGGAGCGGATGAAGCGCGAGCTGCTCGGCGGGGCGCTGACCCTGGACCTGCTCGGCCTGCGCGCCGACGCCGAGGCCTGA
- a CDS encoding DNA starvation/stationary phase protection protein, with the protein MTDTSSSRLAGPKPAFRASEELAGRLQRVHVDLIDLHIQGKQAHWNVVGRNFRDLHLQLDEIIEAARTFSDDLAERMRALYVTPDGRAAAVAEQSSLPAFPSGEVDTSETVDLIVERLYAVCGTIREVHDAVDEADPTTADLFHSFLEKLEQFAWMVGAENRVAEKTEPRPVHE; encoded by the coding sequence ATGACCGACACCTCCTCCTCCCGCCTCGCCGGCCCCAAGCCCGCCTTCCGCGCCTCGGAGGAGCTGGCGGGCCGGCTCCAGCGCGTGCACGTCGACCTGATCGACCTGCACATCCAGGGCAAGCAGGCGCACTGGAACGTGGTGGGCCGCAACTTCCGCGACCTGCACCTGCAGCTCGACGAGATCATCGAGGCCGCCCGCACCTTCTCGGACGACCTGGCCGAGCGGATGCGCGCGCTCTACGTCACGCCGGACGGCCGGGCCGCGGCCGTCGCCGAGCAGTCGTCGCTGCCGGCGTTCCCGTCGGGCGAGGTCGACACGTCCGAGACGGTCGACCTGATCGTCGAGCGCCTCTACGCGGTGTGCGGCACGATCCGCGAGGTCCACGACGCCGTGGACGAGGCGGACCCGACGACGGCCGACCTGTTCCACTCCTTCCTGGAGAAGCTGGAGCAGTTCGCCTGGATGGTCGGCGCGGAGAACCGCGTGGCCGAGAAGACCGAGCCGCGCCCGGTCCACGAGTAG
- a CDS encoding spermidine/putrescine ABC transporter substrate-binding protein — translation MDRRRFLARLGGTAIAAGLGTQALAACGGSSSAGGAGGVGGTLNTLAWNTYVNPTVTAAFRRAKGVTVKNASLATNEEIFARMKAGGVGKTDLMTPNIAYVEQLVAAGLLEPLDTSKLPNLAGLLPAMTRAMKTSGSVGGKAYAVPVAWGYDAMVYNATRMKRAPTSWKDLLRPELKGRVLLPDGPITTFEIWPRVLGYDMATLTKQQLDETTEFVIKLKKTQVRTISGDSEDMATLLARGDVWVTGAGTWFGLPGLVAQKGGDEARSIIPKEGAATWVDTYVMGKDAPNRDTAYAFLNDLLDPTRQVELVKVSASGTVSADAVQKVPKANRDLYGYKGDIGSGNAPLNVFPPLDKGYTTPTDWNDAWARIAAA, via the coding sequence ATGGATCGCCGGCGGTTCCTGGCGCGCCTCGGGGGGACCGCGATCGCGGCAGGCCTGGGCACGCAGGCGCTCGCCGCCTGCGGCGGATCGTCGTCCGCCGGGGGTGCGGGCGGCGTGGGCGGCACCCTCAACACGCTGGCCTGGAACACGTACGTCAACCCGACGGTCACCGCGGCGTTCCGCCGCGCGAAGGGCGTCACCGTCAAGAACGCCAGCCTCGCGACGAACGAGGAGATCTTCGCGCGGATGAAGGCGGGCGGGGTCGGCAAGACCGACCTCATGACGCCGAACATCGCGTACGTCGAGCAGCTCGTCGCGGCGGGCCTGCTCGAACCGCTCGACACGAGCAAGCTGCCCAACCTGGCCGGCCTGCTGCCCGCGATGACGCGCGCGATGAAGACGAGCGGGTCGGTCGGCGGCAAGGCCTACGCCGTCCCGGTCGCGTGGGGCTACGACGCCATGGTCTACAACGCCACCCGCATGAAGCGCGCGCCGACGTCCTGGAAGGACCTGCTGCGGCCGGAGCTGAAGGGCCGCGTCCTCCTGCCCGACGGCCCGATCACGACCTTCGAGATCTGGCCGCGCGTGCTCGGGTACGACATGGCGACGCTGACGAAGCAGCAGCTCGACGAGACGACCGAGTTCGTCATCAAGCTGAAGAAGACGCAGGTCCGCACGATCAGCGGCGACTCCGAGGACATGGCGACGCTGCTGGCGCGCGGGGACGTGTGGGTCACCGGCGCGGGGACGTGGTTCGGCCTGCCCGGGCTCGTCGCGCAGAAGGGCGGCGACGAGGCGCGCTCGATCATCCCGAAGGAGGGGGCGGCGACGTGGGTCGACACCTACGTCATGGGCAAGGACGCGCCCAACCGCGACACCGCCTACGCCTTCCTGAACGACCTGCTCGATCCGACCCGGCAGGTCGAGCTCGTCAAGGTGTCCGCCAGCGGCACGGTGAGCGCCGACGCGGTCCAGAAGGTGCCGAAGGCCAACCGCGACCTGTACGGGTACAAGGGCGACATCGGCTCGGGCAACGCGCCGCTGAACGTCTTCCCGCCGCTGGACAAGGGCTACACGACGCCGACGGACTGGAACGACGCGTGGGCGCGGATCGCGGCGGCGTGA
- a CDS encoding MBL fold metallo-hydrolase produces MRLAPRLHLVGSEQFGLSHRFDCNIFLVDAGGPLVLVDAGRGLDVDAIERNVQADGLDPARIAAVLVTHSHDGHTAGLKAFRERWGCEIWMPRVAAPIVAQGTDPGIPFNVGLGMYPEGWTFPCVEPDHLVDDGDEIVVGDATFRAIVVEGHTPDSTCFLWEHEGRRTLFTGDVVFHAGRIGLVNLPASNLDDYRRDLPKLGGLGVDALCPGHGVFTVARGQWHVDQAIERLTSRAALPPSFYETLEFVEETTP; encoded by the coding sequence ATGAGGCTCGCGCCGCGCCTGCACCTGGTCGGCTCGGAGCAGTTCGGCCTGTCGCACCGCTTCGACTGCAACATCTTCCTGGTCGACGCCGGCGGCCCGCTCGTGCTGGTCGACGCCGGCCGGGGGCTCGACGTCGACGCGATCGAGCGCAACGTCCAGGCCGACGGCCTCGATCCGGCGCGCATCGCGGCGGTGCTCGTCACCCACTCGCACGACGGGCACACCGCCGGCCTGAAGGCGTTCCGCGAGCGCTGGGGCTGCGAGATCTGGATGCCGCGCGTCGCCGCGCCGATCGTCGCCCAGGGCACCGACCCGGGGATCCCGTTCAACGTCGGCCTGGGCATGTACCCCGAAGGCTGGACGTTCCCGTGCGTCGAGCCCGACCACCTCGTCGACGACGGCGACGAGATCGTGGTCGGCGACGCCACCTTCCGGGCGATCGTCGTGGAGGGCCACACGCCCGACTCGACCTGCTTCCTGTGGGAGCACGAGGGGCGGCGGACGCTCTTCACCGGCGACGTCGTCTTCCACGCCGGCCGGATCGGGCTCGTCAACCTGCCGGCGTCGAACCTGGACGACTACCGCCGGGACCTGCCGAAGCTCGGCGGCCTGGGCGTCGACGCGCTCTGCCCCGGGCACGGCGTCTTCACCGTCGCGCGCGGGCAGTGGCACGTCGACCAGGCGATCGAGCGCCTGACGTCGCGCGCGGCGCTGCCGCCGTCGTTCTACGAGACGCTCGAGTTCGTCGAGGAGACGACCCCGTGA